The following proteins are co-located in the Halarcobacter sp. genome:
- a CDS encoding phosphatidylserine decarboxylase — translation MYDSFVAKEGKSQIKILFFLLVFFYIMDCDFLSLLSFVALLFTIYIYRFKFIDIATLKNDEIYSPIDGKVISIDTNGFKKSITIDVSIFDSHILRSLGSSKVEISHKKGTNLLLDSYKAKKFNETFEIKYENMKMKLISSLFNPSLNIQKKENYKKGEKITTFIHGQVIINFESNIEINVSMNDKVISGKTVIAKKIKNS, via the coding sequence ATGTATGATAGTTTTGTTGCAAAAGAGGGTAAAAGTCAAATAAAAATACTATTTTTTTTATTAGTATTTTTTTATATTATGGATTGTGACTTTTTATCATTATTATCTTTTGTAGCATTACTATTTACAATATATATCTATAGATTTAAATTTATAGATATAGCTACATTAAAAAACGATGAAATTTATTCTCCAATAGATGGAAAAGTTATATCAATTGATACAAATGGATTTAAAAAAAGTATTACTATTGATGTTAGTATTTTTGATTCCCATATTTTAAGAAGTTTAGGTTCATCAAAAGTAGAAATCTCACATAAAAAAGGAACAAATTTATTATTAGATTCCTATAAAGCAAAAAAATTTAATGAAACTTTTGAGATAAAATATGAAAATATGAAGATGAAACTTATTTCATCTTTATTTAATCCTTCATTAAATATTCAAAAAAAAGAGAATTACAAAAAAGGTGAAAAAATCACTACATTTATCCATGGACAAGTAATTATTAACTTTGAATCTAATATAGAAATTAATGTTTCTATGAATGATAAAGTGATTTCTGGAAAAACAGTTATAGCTAAAAAAATAAAAAACTCTTGA
- a CDS encoding 2-isopropylmalate synthase has protein sequence MDNNKIYVFDTTLRDGEQSPGCSMNTEEKIKVALQLEKLGVDIIEAGFAAASPGDFDAVSRIAEVVKNSSICSLSRAVENDIKQSGLAVEKAPLHRIHTFIATSPIHMKYKLKMSEDEVIKRAIHAVEYARTFVDDVEFSLEDAGRSEISFMKEVMDAVIGAGAKTINLPDTVGYRLPTELGAMVKELSDFAGDRARISVHNHNDLGLATANTLAAVMNGARQIEVTINGLGERAGNSSLEEAVMAIKTRRDAFGGLYTDINTPEIYPTSRLVATITGVEPQQNKAIVGKNAFAHESGIHQDGVLKHQETYEIMKPEDVGVFKDSTLILGKHSGRAAFRDKINQLGFDKVSEEELNAAFEKFKILADKKKDVTDDDVRMLITDEALNSDKTYELVGLQISDCSNGMPMAAVTIKFKDEIMQDANIGDGTMDAIFKTIDRLTGYDGQLKDYKVLSVTEGKDALAKVTTRVSFDEKSPEFVGHGLSIDTMLATAKAYVGAVNSYLSQKERLAKKTEHQV, from the coding sequence ATGGATAATAATAAAATATACGTATTTGATACAACATTAAGAGATGGAGAACAATCTCCTGGCTGTTCAATGAACACAGAAGAGAAGATTAAAGTTGCTTTGCAATTAGAAAAATTAGGTGTAGATATAATAGAAGCAGGTTTTGCAGCAGCCAGTCCTGGTGACTTTGATGCTGTTAGTAGAATTGCAGAAGTTGTTAAAAATTCAAGTATTTGTTCTTTAAGTAGAGCAGTTGAAAATGATATTAAGCAATCAGGTTTGGCTGTAGAAAAAGCACCATTACATAGAATTCACACATTTATAGCTACTTCACCAATTCATATGAAGTATAAATTAAAAATGAGTGAAGATGAAGTTATCAAAAGAGCAATTCACGCAGTAGAATACGCTAGAACATTTGTTGATGATGTTGAGTTTTCTTTAGAAGATGCGGGAAGATCTGAAATCTCATTTATGAAAGAGGTTATGGATGCTGTAATTGGTGCAGGAGCTAAAACTATCAACTTACCTGATACAGTTGGATATAGATTACCAACAGAATTAGGTGCAATGGTAAAAGAACTATCTGATTTTGCAGGAGATAGAGCAAGAATATCTGTTCATAATCACAACGATTTAGGATTGGCAACAGCTAATACTTTGGCAGCTGTTATGAATGGTGCTAGACAAATTGAAGTTACAATTAATGGTTTAGGGGAAAGAGCAGGAAACTCATCTTTAGAAGAAGCAGTAATGGCTATTAAAACAAGACGTGATGCTTTTGGTGGATTATATACTGATATTAATACTCCTGAGATCTATCCAACTTCAAGATTAGTTGCGACAATAACAGGAGTTGAACCACAACAAAACAAAGCAATTGTTGGTAAAAATGCATTTGCACACGAAAGTGGAATTCATCAAGATGGTGTATTAAAGCATCAAGAGACTTATGAGATTATGAAGCCTGAAGATGTTGGTGTATTTAAAGATTCTACATTGATTTTAGGAAAACATAGTGGTAGAGCTGCTTTTAGAGATAAAATCAATCAATTAGGATTTGATAAAGTTTCAGAAGAAGAGTTAAACGCTGCATTTGAAAAGTTTAAAATTTTGGCAGATAAGAAAAAAGATGTTACAGATGATGATGTAAGAATGTTAATTACTGATGAAGCATTGAACTCAGATAAAACTTATGAGTTAGTTGGATTACAAATTTCAGACTGTTCAAATGGTATGCCAATGGCTGCTGTAACTATTAAATTTAAAGATGAAATTATGCAAGATGCAAATATTGGTGATGGTACAATGGATGCAATCTTTAAAACTATTGATAGATTAACAGGTTATGACGGACAATTAAAAGATTATAAAGTTTTATCTGTAACTGAAGGAAAGGATGCCTTAGCAAAAGTTACAACAAGAGTATCTTTTGATGAAAAATCACCTGAATTTGTTGGGCATGGTTTAAGTATAGATACAATGTTAGCTACAGCTAAAGCTTATGTTGGTGCAGTTAATTCTTATCTTTCTCAAAAAGAGAGATTAGCAAAAAAGACTGAGCATCAAGTGTAA